The following DNA comes from Croceicoccus sp. YJ47.
ACGCCCCACGACGCAGACGACGCGTTCGGCTTGATCACGTAGCGTTCCGCCTTCGGGCAGCCGTCTTCGACAACCGGCGCACCCCGGCGGTAGATCGCCCAGGGCGCGGTCGGCACGCCGGCGACGAGGGCGGCGCGCTTCGCCAGATGCTTGTCGTCGGACAATCCGCGCAGGATCGGGCTCGCCCCAAGATGCGGAATGCCGAGCCTTGCGCACAGCAGCGGGCCCAGCATCTCGGAATTGAAGAATCCCGCGCGGTTGAGCAGCGGGAATACGAAATCCACCTCCGGATTGTCGAACAGCACTTCGAACCGGTCCGCCAGCTTGAGATTGAGGCCGAGCCCTTCGAGGATCGAGCGCACCTCGTGATGATAGACGGCGTGGTTGCCATCCTCGGGATGCAGGCCGCCACCCCACAGGGCATGCTTCGCGATGAACAGGATGCGCACGCGCTCCTTTGTGATATCGTCGATTTTCAACGGTTCGATCGCTGGCAAGTGGAGTCCTTTCTTTACGTCTGGCCTGGCCTCTTAAATAGGCTATAGCCCGCTTCCAAGATGATTTCGAAAAATGACCTTGGCCGCCCCTCCGTTCCGTCCATGGCGTGGCAGGCGCTGCCCGGCGGGGATGCAGACCGCGACGACGCGATGGAGGCCATAAGGCTGATGGCGTCGGGCGGCGATGCGCGCATCGTGCTCGACCCGGCGACGGGGCTCAATACCTATATGTCCGCGCCCTATCCGCGCGACTGTCTCGCCTATGCGTCCTCCACCGCGAATGACGTTTCGCCCATGGGTTTCGCGCATGCGCTGGCGGCGCTGCGCGCGGATGCCGGTTCCTACGCCGCGCGGCTCGATACGCTGCGCGACCGGATTCGCGCGGCCTATGGCGTCGCGGCGGACCATGCGATCGCCTTTGCCCCGTCGGGAACGGATCTCGAATATGTGGCGCTGGCCGCCGTTCGGGGGCGCGGGCCGGGGGGGATTCACAACATCCTGCTCGGCGCGGACGAGGTGGGCAGCGGGTGCATCCATTCCGCGCATGGCCGCTATTTCGCCCGCGAAACGGCGCGCGGCATCGCCGTCGTTCCGGGGGACGAGGTCGACGGCGTCGGTCCCGTGGCGCTCGCCGATGTGGCGGTGCGATGCGGCGACGGTCTGGCGCGGTCGAGCGCGGAGATCGCCGATGCCATCGCGGCGGAGGCAGAGCCGGCCATCGCAGCCGGACGGCATGTGCTGGTGCATGTGGTGCATGGGTCGAAGACTGGGCTGATCCTGCCCGAAATGTCCGAGATTCGCGCGTTGAAGGCACGGTTCGGGACGGATGTGAGCTTCGTCATCGACGCGTGCCAGGCCCGGATCACGTCGTCCTCGATTGCGGCCTATCTCGCGCTCGATGCGATGATATTCCTGACCGGGTCGAAATTCATGGGCGGCCCCCCGTTCAGCGGATTTGCCATCCTGCCGGCCGGAACCGCAGAGCGCGCCGCGCCGGTACCGACAGGCTTCGCCGACATATTCCGCCGGGACGAATGGCCGCGCGAATGGGCGGGCCGGGACGTACTGATGCGGGAGGACAATTTCGGGCTCTGGCTCCGGCTCGAAGTGTCGATCTTCGAACTGGAACGATGGCAGGCGACGCCCATGCCGCGAATCGAGGGGGTCATCGCCGCCTTTCGCGACGCCGTGACCGAACGGATCGTCACGCCGCTCGGGCTGTCGAAGGTTGTCGCCTACCCGCCGGGACACGCGGAAACAGCGGAAAATCATCCGGTTGCGATGCGCACGCTGGTCACTCTCGACATCAGCAGCCTTCCCGCCATCCGGAGTTTCGCGGATGCGCAGACGCTGCATCGCCGCATGGCCGACGCCGGGATCAGGCTGGGTCAGCCGGTGAAATCGGTGCGCATGGCCGATGGCGGCTGGGGCGGGACGTTGCGGATCGGGCTGTCCATGCCGCAGATCACCCGGCTTGCGCAGTGCGAAGAGGACGAAGCCAGCCACATGTTGCGCGCCGATATGGAGCGTATCGCAGACGCCATTCGCAGCCATGCGATGACGCCGGAATGACAGGGGCCGGATGACGAACGCAGAGCCAGCGCGCGAACGCAGCTGCGTCATTTTCGGCGCATCGGGCGGTGTCGGCGATGCAATGTGCCGCCAGCTCGCCGCGAGCGGGCCATTCGCTCGCATCTATGCAGGAGCGCGAAGCGGCACGGTGCCCGAAAGTTCCGTGTCCGCCCCCGGCATGGCGTCGATCATCCCCTTTGCATTCGATCTGACCCAAGAAGCAGGCATTGCCGCCATTGCGGAGCGCGTCGCGCATGAATCCGCGCCCGAAATGGTGATCGTCGCGACCGGCCTTTTGCAGCGGGAGCCGGACATCCGCCCCGAACGCAGCTGGCGCACGATCGAGCCTGCGGCGATGGCGGAAATGTTCGCGGTCAACACGATCGGCCCGGCGATCATCGGAAAGCATTTCCTGCCGCTCCTTCGCCATGCGGAGCGGCCGGTATTTGCCGCGCTTTCGGCGCGGGTGGGATCGATCGGGGACAACGGGCTGGGCGGTTGGCACAGCTATCGCGCGTCAAAGGCGGCGCTCAACATGGTGCTGCGCAATTTCGGGATCGAGCTTCACCGCCGCAACCGCGAGGGTATCGTGGTCGCGCTTCACCCCGGCACGGTGGAAACCGCGCTGTCCGAACCGTTTCGCGGCAACGTGCCTGATCGGCAGCTTTTCACGCCGGAGCATTCGGCGCGCTGCCTGCTTTCGGTCATCGACGGGCTGACTGCGGCGGACAATGGCGGATTTTTCGCCTGGGACGGTTCGCGCATCGCGTGGTAGCGGACGCAAAAAGGCCCGCCCCCCGATAGAGGAGCGGGCCTTTCGCGAATGGCGGCGAGGTCGGATCGACCCCGCCGGACACTCTTAACCGAACGTGCGCTGCCACCAGCCGCGCCGGGGCGGCTCCTGCGACGTGGACTCGGTTTCGTCCTTGCCTTCCTCGGCTTTCGGCTCCGCGGGGGCGGCCTCGCTCGCCGCTGGCGCGGGTGCGGGTGCGGGTGCGGGGGCTTCTTCGCGCTCCGCAGGCTGCGCCTTGGTTACCGCATCGTCGCCGGTCGAAGACGGCGCCTGATCGGGCTCGCCAGCGTCCGGCGCAGCGTCAGCCTTCTTCTTGCGAGGGCGGCGCGGCTTCTTGGGCTTGGGCGCATCGTCCGCGGCTGCTTCGGCCGCGGGCTCGTCTGCGGTCCCGCTTTCGCTCACCTCCGCCTTCTTGCGACGAGGGGAGCGGCGCGACTTCGCCTTCGGCTTCTCCTGCTCGGCATCGGAAGTGCTGTCCTCGGCAAGGCCATCGGATGCCGGGACGTCATCGGCCGGCGTTTCGGGTGCAGGCGCTTCGGGCGCGGGCGCCTGGGATGCAGGCGTTTCGTCCTGCCCGTTCACCGCATCCGCTGTCTCCGCGTTGCCGCCTTCGGACTGATCGTCCGATTTGCGGCGACGGCGACGGCGCTTGCGCGGCTTGTCCTCATCCGCTCCACCGGACTGCGTTGCGGCGCCATGATCCGTATCGCCGTCGCTATCGCTATCGGATGCGTCGTCGCCGTCGCCATCGTCCTGCGTATCGCGCGATTCGTCGCCGTTCCGGTTGCCCCGGTTGCGGCGACCGCCACGGCGGCGGCGGCGGCGCTTGCGGCGATTGCCGTTGTCGTCCTCGCCCCTTTCGTCGTCGCCCTTTTCATCGTCGCTCCGGTCGTCGTCGCGCTGCGTTTCCGTCTCGGCGCCGGTTTCTTCCTCTTCTTCGTCCTCGTCATCCTCGACATCGTCGGCGTCGAGAATATCGTCCTGAATCGGTTCAAACTTCGGCGCAAAGGTCGGTTTGGGGCCGGAGGAGCTGGCGCGCATCTTCGCGCCCTCGTTCTCGCCTTCGGGAAGCACTTCGACCATGACGCCGTAACGCTCCTCGATCTCGGCGAGGTCGGCGCGCTTGGAGTTGAGCAGATAGACCGCCGCCTCCGTGCTGGCATAGAGGCTGATGGTGCTGCCCTTGCCCTTGGCCGCCTCGTCCTCGATCATGCGCAGGGCGGAGAGACCCGCGCTCGACGCGGTGCGCACGAGGCCGGTGCCGTCGCAATGCGGGCACTCGCGGGTCGTCGCCTCCAGCACGCCGGTGCGCAGGCGCTGACGGCTCATTTCCATCAGGCCGAAGCCGGAAATGCGGCCGACCTGGATGCGCGCGCGGTCGTTTTTCAGCGAATCCTTCATGCACTTCTCGACCTTGCGGATCGAGGAGTTGTTTTCCATGTCGATGAAGTCGATCACGACCAGCCCGGCCATGTCGCGCAGGCGCAATTGCCGCGCGATTTCCTTCGCCGCCTCCAGATTGGTGGCGAGCGCGGTCTGCTCGATCCCGTGCTCCTTCGTCGAGCGGCCCGAGTTGATGTCGATCGACACCAGCGCCTCGGTCGGGTTGATCACGAGATAGCCGCCCGATTTCAGCTGTACGACCGGATCGTACATCGCGGTCAGCTGATCCTCCGCGCCGTAACGCTGAAACAGGGGGACGGGGTCGGCATATTGCTTCACCCGGCGCGCGTGGCTCGGCATGAGCAGCTTCATGAACTGCTTCGCCGCCTTGTAGCCTTCGGGGCCTTCGACGACGACTTCCTCGATCTCGCGATTGTAGATGTCGCGGATCGCGCGCTTCACAAGGTCGCTGTCCGAATGGATCGGCGCAGGGGCGCTGGCCTGCATGGTGCGTTCGCGGATTTCGTCCCACAGCCGCGCGAGATAGTCGAAATCGCGCTTGATCTCGGTCTTGGTGCGGGAAAGCCCGGCGGTGCGCACGATGCAACCCATCGACCGCGGCAGGTTCATTTCCGACACGATCTGCTTCAACCGCTTGCGATCGGCGGCGCTGCTGATCTTGCGGGAGATGCCGCCGCCGTGGCTGCTGTTGGGCATGAGCACGCAGTAACGCCCGGCGAGCGAGAGATAGGTGGTGAGCGCCGCACCCTTGTTGCCGCGCTCTTCCTTCACGACCTGCACGAGCAGGACCTGGCGCCGCTGAATGACGTCCTGGATCTTGTAACGGCGGCGCAGGGCAAGCCGTTTCGCCCGCGCCTCGTCGGCGGCGCGCGCCTTGCCGCCACCCTGGCGGCGGCCCTTGCCGCGGGCACGGCGGGGGCGGCGATTGTCGCCCTCGTCATCGCCGTCGTCGTCGGAACCGCCCTCGACGGCGCCGTCCTCGATCGTGGCGACATCGTCCTTCTCGCTCGTGTCGACCTCGGTCAGCCCGTCGCCGGCCATTTCGTCGGCAAGCGCGTCGCTGCTTTCGTCGTCATCGCGATCGTCGTGATCGTGGCCGTCGTCGCCCGAATCGTCGTCATCGTCGGACCGCAGGCGCGCCTCTTCCTCGGCGTGTTCCTGCTCCTCGGCGAGCAGGGCATCACGGTCCTGCTTCGGGATCTGGTAATAATCTGGGTGGATTTCGCTAAAGGCGAGGAACCCGTGGCGATTGCCGCCAAAATCGACGAAGGCCGCCTGAAGCGACGGTTCGACCCGCGTTACCTTCGCGAGGTAGATATTGCCCTTGATCTGCTTGTGGTCGCTCGATTCGAAATCGAACTCTTCAATCCTGTTGCCCTTCAGCACCGCCACCCGGGTTTCTTCCTGGTGGCGCGCATCGATCAGCATGCGCGTTGTCATCAATTATTCTCCGTGCGCACGATATGGGGGGAAGGCCGCGTGGCGGCTGCCCGGCATAGGTGCGTTCGTTTGGGGAAACGCCCGGCCGGATTCGGAACGCATGTCCGAAGGCCGTGGCGTCTTGGTATGAATTGCCGGACCGGCGCGGGTTGCCCCGTGCCTCCGGCGGCGAAACTGTAACCGATGGCATATGCGGTCCGACGTGCGGGCGCGCGGCCCGCCTGGCGGCATTGGCGACGGCGAAAACCCGCAAGGGCTGCGCTACTGTCGTCATTGCCAGAACCATAGATACCATCACCTTGAATTGCCCCGCCCTTGCCATGCGCATGATCTTCCATGCGCCCGGAAATGGGAAAGTGGCCGCCGGTCTGCGTGCAGAAAGGATCTTCGCCCCGCGTCCGGCCCCGTTCGGGGTGTGCCGCGCCGTCCCGAAAAGGGCGGCGGCCCGCGCCGTGTAGGGCGGGCGTTTCGCGTGACGAGAGGCGCATCTGCCACCGGTCGGGATCGACGCTAGCATCGCGGATCGCTTACGGCAACACGTCTCGCAACGATGGCGCGATGCGATGCCCGTTTCGCGCGTCATCGCGGCGTATCGGGCAAGAGTGTTGCGGGCGGCATGTTTCCCGGCAATATCGGGCACCGATGACGCGAAGGGCCGCTTCTTTTCCTGTTGTGATGGCGTGGATCGCCGCGCTTGCGCTTTGCGGCGGGGGTGTGGCGGCGGTGTTACTGACCGTGTTTCCGCCGGGGCGCGCGATGGCCGTCTACCGGCGTGATTTGCCCGCCGCGGTGCCCGTGGCGACGCCGTCCGTCGCGATGGCGGGCGACGCCGCGGCGGGACTGCCCCTGCTGGTGATCGACCCGGGGCATGGGGCGTTCGATTACGGCGCCACCGCGACGCATGGCGCGAATGGCGCGATGGTGATGGAAAAGAACGTCGCGCTGTCGCTCGCGATCGCGCTTCGCGACC
Coding sequences within:
- a CDS encoding SDR family NAD(P)-dependent oxidoreductase, with protein sequence MTNAEPARERSCVIFGASGGVGDAMCRQLAASGPFARIYAGARSGTVPESSVSAPGMASIIPFAFDLTQEAGIAAIAERVAHESAPEMVIVATGLLQREPDIRPERSWRTIEPAAMAEMFAVNTIGPAIIGKHFLPLLRHAERPVFAALSARVGSIGDNGLGGWHSYRASKAALNMVLRNFGIELHRRNREGIVVALHPGTVETALSEPFRGNVPDRQLFTPEHSARCLLSVIDGLTAADNGGFFAWDGSRIAW
- a CDS encoding ribonuclease E/G, which translates into the protein MTTRMLIDARHQEETRVAVLKGNRIEEFDFESSDHKQIKGNIYLAKVTRVEPSLQAAFVDFGGNRHGFLAFSEIHPDYYQIPKQDRDALLAEEQEHAEEEARLRSDDDDDSGDDGHDHDDRDDDESSDALADEMAGDGLTEVDTSEKDDVATIEDGAVEGGSDDDGDDEGDNRRPRRARGKGRRQGGGKARAADEARAKRLALRRRYKIQDVIQRRQVLLVQVVKEERGNKGAALTTYLSLAGRYCVLMPNSSHGGGISRKISSAADRKRLKQIVSEMNLPRSMGCIVRTAGLSRTKTEIKRDFDYLARLWDEIRERTMQASAPAPIHSDSDLVKRAIRDIYNREIEEVVVEGPEGYKAAKQFMKLLMPSHARRVKQYADPVPLFQRYGAEDQLTAMYDPVVQLKSGGYLVINPTEALVSIDINSGRSTKEHGIEQTALATNLEAAKEIARQLRLRDMAGLVVIDFIDMENNSSIRKVEKCMKDSLKNDRARIQVGRISGFGLMEMSRQRLRTGVLEATTRECPHCDGTGLVRTASSAGLSALRMIEDEAAKGKGSTISLYASTEAAVYLLNSKRADLAEIEERYGVMVEVLPEGENEGAKMRASSSGPKPTFAPKFEPIQDDILDADDVEDDEDEEEEETGAETETQRDDDRSDDEKGDDERGEDDNGNRRKRRRRRRGGRRNRGNRNGDESRDTQDDGDGDDASDSDSDGDTDHGAATQSGGADEDKPRKRRRRRRKSDDQSEGGNAETADAVNGQDETPASQAPAPEAPAPETPADDVPASDGLAEDSTSDAEQEKPKAKSRRSPRRKKAEVSESGTADEPAAEAAADDAPKPKKPRRPRKKKADAAPDAGEPDQAPSSTGDDAVTKAQPAEREEAPAPAPAPAPAASEAAPAEPKAEEGKDETESTSQEPPRRGWWQRTFG